Proteins from one Carassius gibelio isolate Cgi1373 ecotype wild population from Czech Republic chromosome A25, carGib1.2-hapl.c, whole genome shotgun sequence genomic window:
- the kras gene encoding GTPase KRas isoform X2: protein MTEYKLVVVGAGGVGKSALTIQLIQNHFVDEYDPTIEDSYRKQVVIDGETCLLDILDTAGQEEYSAMRDQYMRTGEGFLCVFAINNTKSFEDIHHYREQIKRVKDSEDVPMVLVGNKCDLPSRSVDTKQAQDLARSYGIPFIETSAKTRQGVDDAFYTLVREIRKHKEKMSKDGKKKKKKSKSKCVLM, encoded by the exons ATGACAGAATATAAGCTTGTGGTCGTAGGGGCGGGAGGCGTGGGCAAGAGTGCTCTCACCATCCAACTCATCCAGAACCACTTTGTGGACGAATACGACCCAACCATAGAG GACTCCTACAGGAAGCAGGTGGTGATTGATGGGGAGACGTGTCTGTTGGACATCTTGGACACTGCAGGTCAGGAGGAGTACAGCGCCATGAGGGATCAGTACATGAGGACAGGAGAGGGCTTCCTCTGTGTCTTCGCCATCAATAACACCAAGTCCTTTGAGGACATTCACCACTACAG AGAGCAGATAAAACGAGTAAAGGACTCGGAGGACGTCCCCATGGTCCTGGTGGGGAATAAGTGTGATCTTCCGTCCCGCAGTGTGGACACCAAGCAGGCTCAGGATTTAGCACGGAGCTACGGCATCCCCTTTATAGAGACCTCAGCAAAGACGAGACAG GGCGTGGACGACGCGTTTTACACTTTAGTCCGAGAAATCCGGAAGCACAAGGAGAAGATGAGCAAGGATggcaagaagaaaaagaagaaatccAAATCAAAATGTGTGTTAATGTGA
- the kras gene encoding GTPase KRas isoform X1 — translation MTEYKLVVVGAGGVGKSALTIQLIQNHFVDEYDPTIEDSYRKQVVIDGETCLLDILDTAGQEEYSAMRDQYMRTGEGFLCVFAINNTKSFEDIHHYREQIKRVKDSEDVPMVLVGNKCDLPSRSVDTKQAQDLARSYGIPFIETSAKTRQRVEDAFYTLVREIRQYRLRKLSKEEETTQCIKLKKCVLM, via the exons ATGACAGAATATAAGCTTGTGGTCGTAGGGGCGGGAGGCGTGGGCAAGAGTGCTCTCACCATCCAACTCATCCAGAACCACTTTGTGGACGAATACGACCCAACCATAGAG GACTCCTACAGGAAGCAGGTGGTGATTGATGGGGAGACGTGTCTGTTGGACATCTTGGACACTGCAGGTCAGGAGGAGTACAGCGCCATGAGGGATCAGTACATGAGGACAGGAGAGGGCTTCCTCTGTGTCTTCGCCATCAATAACACCAAGTCCTTTGAGGACATTCACCACTACAG AGAGCAGATAAAACGAGTAAAGGACTCGGAGGACGTCCCCATGGTCCTGGTGGGGAATAAGTGTGATCTTCCGTCCCGCAGTGTGGACACCAAGCAGGCTCAGGATTTAGCACGGAGCTACGGCATCCCCTTTATAGAGACCTCAGCAAAGACGAGACAG AGAGTGGAAGATGCCTTTTATACTCTGGTACGGGAAATCAGGCAATACCGGCTGAGAAAACTCAGTAAAGAAGAAGAGACAACACAATGCATCAagcttaaaaaatgtgttttgatgtgA
- the LOC127947278 gene encoding ras association domain-containing protein 8-like codes for MELKVWVDGVQRVICGVTEATTCQEVVIALAQAIGRTGRYTLIEKWRDTERHLVPHESPVASLNTWGQYAGDVQFILHRTGPSLNEYPSTEGLNSRGPERGLHRQSLPLMAKLRAPGDRSFCRREPRRKSLTYTGAPRSLRDILSGGRLGDTSARQREVLVKSPHNSPSLSPRVSAQRMEDLTQLVRLQRETLSFLDSRTEAYEAELRMMTEKRVGLEDDELYVKMMEEVSRLEKQVRRNKVDIEEEEFWASELEIERESERQLQEHLQELSSRVRGCEADLEQRLMSLHGVEAGIEAQKQHKEIRDSQQASEGEVKARLQRVKSELKALAQHTAQLENSSRAVERSLAESCKRRQASQYELEQLTKELRQVNLQQFIQQTGTKVTVLPVEPSDEDSSNTTDDKDFAALTGSLKRPGASHPVAGSIHELHSPISSGLNPEGIYV; via the exons ATGGAGCTGAAGGTGTGGGTCGATGGAGTTCAGCGTGTGATCTGTGGGGTCACAGAGGCCACCACCTGCCAGGAAGTGGTCATCGCTCTGGCTCAAGCAATTG GTCGCACAGGACGCTATACACTGATTGAAAAATGGAGGGACACCGAGCGACATCTCGTTCCTCACGAGAGTCCGGTGGCCTCACTGAACACTTGGGGGCAGTATGCAGGCGACGTGCAGTTTATCCTACACCGCACAGGTCCATCTCTCAATGAGTACCCCTCAACCGAAGGTCTGAATTCTCGAGGCCCAGAGCGTGGCTTGCATCGGCAGAGCCTTCCGTTGATGGCCAAGCTCCGAGCTCCGGGTGATCGGTCCTTCTGTCGGCGTGAACCACGCCGCAAATCTCTGACCTACACCGGTGCGCCCCGCAGTCTGAGGGACATCCTTAGTGGAGGAAGGCTCGGTGACACCAGTGCCAGACAACGAGAGGTTTTAGTAAAAAGTCCCCACAATTCGCCGTCACTCTCCCCCCGGGTATCAGCCCAAAGAATGGAGGACCTTACCCAACTGGTGAGACTGCAGAGGGAGACACTTTCGTTTCTAGACAGCAGGACGGAGGCGTACGAGGCAGAGCTCCGAATGATGACTGAGAAAAGAGTTGGACTCGAGGACGATGAATTGTATGTGAAGATGATGGAGGAAGTTTCAAGGTTGGAAAAGCAGGTGCGAAGGAACAAGGTAGACATCGAGGAAGAAGAATTCTGGGCATCCGAGCTGGAGATTGAGCGGGAGAGCGAGAGGCAGCTGCAGGAGCACCTCCAGGAGTTGAGCAGTCGGGTGCGCGGCTGTGAGGCGGATCTGGAACAGCGGCTGATGTCTCTGCACGGCGTAGAGGCAGGCATAGAGGCTCAAAAGCAACATAAGGAGATCAGAGACAGCCAGCAGGCCAGTGAGGGGGAAGTGAAGGCTAGACTCCAGAGAGTGAAATCAGAGCTCAAGGCTCTGGCTCAACACACGGCCCAGCTTGAAAACAGCTCAAGAGCAGTGGAGCGCTCGCTGGCTGAGTCATGCAAGAGACGGCAG GCGAGTCAGTACGAACTGGAGCAGCTTACCAAAGAGTTGAGGCAGGTAAACCTACAGCAGTTCATTCAACAAACAGGCACCAAAGTCACGGTTCTGCCCGTGGAGCCCAGTGATGAGGACTCCAGCAACACAACAGATGATAAag ACTTTGCTGCATTAACTGGCTCACTGAAACGACCGGGCGCATCTCATCCAGTGGCTGGCAGCATCCATGAACTCCACAGTCCAATCTCATCAGGTTTGAATCCTGAGGGCATCTACGTTTGA
- the LOC127947279 gene encoding cytosolic 5'-nucleotidase 1B — protein sequence MDDEKNCTGPLIIALQYNDLFDLDSISTSTNTDDALPKGRAVTFIKAVQIVNERLVEQKETESLLFEVILIAKECSEEIKMKIVESVKYYGLEIGKFFFCKKEELINTLQSNKVKLFLSTDRDDVCEALHTGIPAALLYDQCDDHVLKVIISGDAIGFTEDSLDSLSDFGFSETQIETFKAAKICMKEFAVLIGQMRRRFGRENSPLCICVLTAWGSTNVCASALKTLRGWGLDVDEAFCLAGAPCSPILAVVKPHILWDCGLHNMRDLATHS from the exons atggaCGATGAAAAG AATTGCACCGGTCCTCTTATAATAGCGCTGCAGTATAATGACCTGTTTGACTTGGACTCGATCTCCACGTCCACAAACACAGATGATGCACTACCCAAAGGAAGAGCAGTCACTTTTATTAAG GCAGTGCAAATAGTGAACGAGAGACTTGTGgaacagaaagagacagagtCTTTGCTTTTTGAAGTGATCCTCATCGCAAAGGAGTGCTCTGAAGAAATCAAAATGAAGATAGTTGAGAGTGTGAAGTATTATG gTCTAGAAATAGGCAaatttttcttttgcaaaaagGAAGAACTCATAAATACTCTTCAGTCAAACAAAGTTAAGCTGTTCCTCTCTACTGACAGGGATGATGTCTGTGAAGCTCTGCATACAG GAATTCCAGCTGCTTTGCTGTACGATCAGTGTGATGATCACGTCCTCAAGGTCATTATCTCAGGTGATGCTATCGGTTTCACTGAGGATTCACTTGATAGTCTTTCAGATTTTGGATTCAGTGAAACCCAAATAGAGACCTTCAAAGCAGCAAAG ATCTGCATGAAGGAGTTTGCCGTTCTGATCGGTCAGATGAGGAGGAGGTTTGGGCGAGAGAACAGCCCTCTCTGCATTTGTGTTTTAACAGCATGGGGCTCTACGAACGTCTGTGCATCTGCCCTGAAAACTCTCCGGGGATGGGGTCTGGATGTGGACGAGGCGTTTTGTCTGGCTGGAGCTCCCTGCAGCCCCATACTAGCTGTGGTTAAACCCCACATACTCTGGGATTGTGGCCTTCACAACATGAGGGACTTGGCCACACATTCCTGA